From Nocardioides daedukensis, the proteins below share one genomic window:
- a CDS encoding biotin/lipoyl-binding carrier protein, whose protein sequence is MSRERATDIVAEMVANVIAVSVEVGDTVAAGDQVLLLESMKMEIPVLTDQGGRIDKIRVGVGDVIQEGDILLTIIH, encoded by the coding sequence ATGAGTCGGGAACGAGCCACGGACATCGTCGCGGAGATGGTCGCCAATGTGATCGCAGTGTCGGTCGAGGTGGGCGACACCGTGGCCGCGGGCGACCAGGTCCTGCTGCTCGAGTCGATGAAGATGGAGATCCCCGTCCTCACCGACCAGGGTGGCCGCATCGACAAGATCCGCGTCGGCGTCGGAGACGTCATCCAGGAGGGCGACATCCTCCTGACGATCATTCACTGA